The DNA sequence GGTAAGAACTATGGGTTTGAGCTCGTACATATCATTGAAGGATGTTGTATTTTCCCGCTCCGGGCGCCGCATTTTCAACGGCGTGTCCATGGAGATCCCCCGTGGGAAAATTACCGCCATCATGGGGCCCAGCGGTACCGGGAAAACCACGCTCCTGCGTTTGATAGGGGGGCAGTTGCGGCCAGATTCCGGCAGTATCATGGTAGACGGCCACTCGGTCCCTGATCTGCGCCGCAAGGAACTTTACTCATTGCGGGAAAAAATGGGCATGCTTTTCCAGAGCGGTGCATTGTTCACGGATCTGAGCGTATTCGAGAACGTGGCATTCCCCATGCGCGTGCACACCGACCTGCCGGAAGACATGATTCACGATATTGTATTGATGAAGCTCGAAGCTGTTGGCCTGCGGGGCGCACGCAATCTGATGCCATCCGAGCTGTCCGGCGGCATGACCCGGCGAGTTGCGCTTGCCCGCAGCATTGCTCTGGATCCGGAACTTATTATGTATGACGAGCCATTTGCGGGGCAGGATCCGATCGCCATGGGTGTGCTGGTGAAGCTGATCCGTGATCTTAACAGCTCCATGGGGCTCACCAGCGTTCTGGTATC is a window from the Marinobacter sp. ANT_B65 genome containing:
- a CDS encoding ABC transporter ATP-binding protein — protein: MGLSSYISLKDVVFSRSGRRIFNGVSMEIPRGKITAIMGPSGTGKTTLLRLIGGQLRPDSGSIMVDGHSVPDLRRKELYSLREKMGMLFQSGALFTDLSVFENVAFPMRVHTDLPEDMIHDIVLMKLEAVGLRGARNLMPSELSGGMTRRVALARSIALDPELIMYDEPFAGQDPIAMGVLVKLIRDLNSSMGLTSVLVSHDVKESLSICHYACIIADGKIIGAGTPAELEGHPSEQVQQFLQGHPDGPVPFHYPALAATEDFGLAGGVL